From the Elaeis guineensis isolate ETL-2024a chromosome 16, EG11, whole genome shotgun sequence genome, the window GATATTTTTATCTCCAGTatacatgcatatgtatgtataacAAGATTaaagtaataaaataattaacAAGATTAAAGGAAACCAAAAAGATAAAACTTGAAGGAAAATAATTAACAAGATTAAAGTAATAAAATACGCAACAGTAAGgaaatacatgcatatatatgtacacaGTCAGACAGACATATGTATGttacatacatatgcatgtacATACAGGTAAATATGTACGTATAACAGAATACAAAGCCCAGAAAAGAAAGATTTGAAGAATGGATACCGCATGATATAATAGAACTTGCATGTCCCCATACATTGTTGAGGTCCTTTTACCACTAAAAAAAATGGTGCAGCATCTCTCACTCAATATCTACGCAAAACTGCATTTATGGATATCACTCTACATATGTTGCAAAGTAAACTTGGTTAAAGAAATCATACATTTTTCTGAGAATATGGATAATAAAAGTATGAAAAGGAGGAGCTCAATTAGTTCTAAAAGGATCACAGATTCCTAAAGTTCTCAGACATGACAGAGATGCTGTTTAACTTCTGCATATCAAATGAACCATGATTTGATATTTTGCATGCTACAAGAGCTATTAACATTCTATAAACAAGATTCTTGGGTCTAAAATACAAGTTCTGAAACTGTTTCAAACATTAAGCTGCACCATGCAAGGGCTGCATGTAGGTAGTCACTTCTCAAAGATAATCTATTTAGATGTATTGCCTCAATCTCAGATCCAGTTGAATTCATAATAAAAGATGACACAAGGGCCAGGGCCCACCACTCCAGGAGATAGTCCTGATAATATTTAGGAAATGTTGAATAAGGAAGCTTTGTGGGGCCAAAGATATATAGAGTATACTATGTAAGTGATGTCAAAAGAGCCACATTATCAGAGAAAGAACAGTCCAAACAAATCTTGCCAGTAACTATGACATTATATAGAATAAGGATCCCCACACAAGTTAGTACAGAAACATAGAAGATTTCACAAAACAAAGGGATTTTAGAGCATTTCAAAGATGTTAAGAAAATGGCATTCTGATCTTAAAaacaattcaaaataatttttccaAAGCCATCAATAGTGATAAAAGTCATATTACTACCGCACTTCCACAAAGCCCAGCTAGAAAGAAACAGATCCACATTAAACATAAGTCGATATATGAATATGCTAACTGTTCAGATCCTTAAGATAGAAAAGGGAAACTGTAATTTATCTTAAACAATAATATGAGCAAGGAAAGCTGAAAATGTTCCAGATCTCTTTAGGACAAATTCTCAGTTCGAATTTCCAAAAATCTTCATAAAATCTATGTTTGTCGGGGGAGTCCTAAGTTATTACTTGCTAGCTGATCATATACATAATATTGATGTTCATACAATTAAAGGAGAAAATAGAGCAGCTGACTGATTTGTGGAAACAAGAAAGCCTCAAAGTTCTGTTCAAGCGAGATAATCCCTACTCACCATGTCTATGTATGGTAGTAGACCAGTAGAAGACTGGATTCACTGAACTATTTTGGTTCCTCATATGGATAAATACTATCATACCTTTCAAACATGTTGAATAAATCAATAAACATTTTCTAAGATGACAGcatctaaatttaaaaatatcaccaGTGCATTGTTTTAAGTACCCAACAAACAACCTCCAGAACTCTAAATGGTAAACATACCGTTTCATGGTATGATGCAGATATATGAACATATAGAACTAAGAAAACTATGGAAAATTAGAAAACAGTTGACTTGAAAATCTGCATGAAGAATTATTCTCTCATATGAAAGTGAAAGATTAGAACAGGATGCAAAGTTCAGTTCAAGCATACTTCTATATTATTGTCAATAAATCACATGCTTGCAGCCATCCTGTAATTAACAGTATGTTCTATGACAAGGTTCAGCATAACATCAGGTCACAAAACGATATGAGAGCACTACAAGATATCTGGAAAAGTCTATACCCATTAGGTCGCATAACATTTCTTGAGATCTTCATCCTCCTTGTTGATCCAGTATAAAGCTCTTCAAGGCTGCATTCGAGCTTGGTCTCCACAGGTGGTGCTTTCCGAGGCTGGCCTCTGCTAGCACTAACTGCCTCAGCATTTGATTTGAAGGTATTCTCAGTCCCACCTAATCCGCCAAAAGTCCCACTACCATTTGTATGAAACCTCATGGACTTTGCACGTCCCATGGACTCGAACTCAAAAGGGCCACTTCCAAATAACTCAGCAAAAACATCCTCTGGACTTCGAGGATTGAATCGGAAATTACTAGGACCACTTGAGCCATTAGCAAATGGGACCCCACTGTTGGAACCAGGAGGGGGCATCCCTTTCAGACCCTCTTCTCCATATTGATCATATATTGCCCTCTTCTGTGGATCACTTAGAACCTGAGACAGCAGGGCTGACATGTGAGCAACATATGGGCAGATACATATCATCTAGAATAACTCTGCAAGCTAATACATGCAattgtttctttcttttgtttttttaacATTTTCCTTCAACAAAGAGCAAGATTTCTGAAAACTAGTAGATATTAAACTCAAGTACACAGGCCCATGAACCCTCAAAGGTACCATTTCTACACGCAATCATATTGAACAAGGAAACTTAACTTCAGTTAATTGAAAGAACATTTAAAGTGAATCATCTAATGAAACTATAGAACATCAAAATTGGGTGAATAAAGTTCCATTTGCTAAGGACAATAATAAGACAGAATAAGCAAGGTTCTTGCTCTTTCTTTCATTCTTGTGCATGGGTTTCATCTTTTCAAACAGGTAGAATTTTATTCAGTACCAATTTAACAAATCTACTATCAAAGAATTAAAAGATTCTTGggtcaaatataaaaatctagTTATTTCCTCAATCTGGAGCAACTCCAAAACAACAGAATCTAGTTAGTTTCCTGCGATGCATTGTCAAAAATCATGAccaacataaaaaagaaaaaatccaaatGCATTGTTAAACCAACATCATATTCTAAACTTTGAATCAACATAAACTTGCAAAAGAAGTGCCATGATCCAATAGAAACAGATAACTTACAACATAAATAAGATTCCTGTCATACTCCTACTTATACTttcttttcagcctagaataaTCCATCCAAAGCATTGTAACATAAGGTTTTTTTTCCAAGAAACATATTAATAAACGCATACTCATTATTTTAAGTCAACAATTGCATAAACCTTTTTCCCAAGAAATATTATCAGGAAAAAATCTCTCATGACAAAGGAAAACTAGATGAAGTAGTTGTCAAATATATCATAGTTTTCACTTTTCAGGAAAAAGCCAAGATTGTGTTCAAGAACCTGAGATACCTATCAAATTTCTGTCTTCCCACTTTCATCTCCAATTACACTCAAATTCTAACTTTGAAATCCTTACCGTTTCCTTACTAGCCCTCATGAATTTCTAACCACTTGaatcaaatcaagatatttttGCAGGCATCTCTTTATAATCTACTGAAGTCTACTAGAACTCAAAAAATACATCCGGAAATTAAAAAAGGGAAGGGAATCGATCCAGTGACTCGCCTCATAGGCCTCGGAGAGCTGCTTGAACTTGGCTTCGGCCTCAGCCTTGTTGTTAGGGTTCTTGTCCGGGTGCCACTGCATCGCCATCCTCCTATACGATTTCTTGAGATCCTCATTGGTGGCGTTCCGGTTCACCTTCAGGACGTTGTAGTAATCGACTCCCATGCCGATACAAACATCAACTCaaaccaaaccctaaccctaaattcAAGTTTTTGGTGGGAGGATTGGAGAGAACTTTAGTTCTTTCAATCGCGAAACTTTTCAGAACGCCCGAGATCCTTAAATTCATCACAGATTTGATCAATTCGAAACAATTCTCGGAAAGGAAACTACAACGTTACCAAATTTGGGGATTTGGTTCCAAATTTGGAAGAAAGAATCAAGTCAAAATCGTACGTCTTCGGAGGAAACAAAATGGAGGGAGGGTAATTGGCGGAAAACGAGAGAGAGTTCGTTGccttctattgaaatattatttttattttatatcgagATTAATAAAACAACAACCATAAATTCCGTACCGTGCAGGAcacattttttatttaaaaatataacattctgaaaatattatttttattaataatataattatttaaaaaataatttatatattaataataataatattgttaATATTACCGCAATGTAACTGCAATAAAACCAACCATATGGAATGCTCCAGGATAACAAAATGCTAAGTTGAAATgcatctttttattattattattattatattacacAAACTAGTTTACAACCTTGAGCCATAcaatatgattttttcttttgaaaaaaaatattttattttattaatttattaatattaattttatatatttaaaaaataattaaaataatgaaaaaatatattttatgtatagTGTGAGTtataagttattttatttttttttaaatttaagattatttataaGTCTGTTGCCGTTtaatttcttctaaaaaaatctttactctctccttGTATTAGCATTCGTTATTTTCTGCTTTGCTTTTTGCATCTGGAACACGTTCTCTCTACTCACTTTTCGCTGCCATGGTAGAGTTCAATAGATTCTTAAAGAGCCGGAACCTCATTCGGATTGAGCATATTGGCACCCACTTACATATTCGTGGCCTGCATCTCGACTCCACTCTGGAGACCTATGCCGTCTTCGAGAACATGATCAGGTAGCAATCTGACCGTAAGGCCACTGACCTCATCCTCCAGCTCATCTACGAGGGTAAGATCATCGGCCACACCATCTATACGGCCGGCCAGTCCGGCAGTTATAAGACCACTATTTTCATGGGCCTCGCTAAGTCCCTTAGCTAGAAGACCCCTTTCATCACCGTCTCCGGCTCCGAACTCTTTTCCCTCGAGATATCCAAGATCAAGTCCTCATCCAAATTTTCTACCTGCTTTGCTATTTGCCTTCGAACttgttttctctttttctttttcactgcCATAGCAGAGCTCAAGATGCTTTTAGAGCGCTGGAacctcatttaaatttaaatattataaataaataaaaattatttataaattaaaaataaaatagaaataaaaattaaatggtgCCAAAAAATAAAATCACCTTCAACAATATATAATATCATTAATTTTGAATTCACAAAATCTCTTGAATTAGgcataatatttcataaaagaCTAAAGTCAATGGATATATAgcatatatctaaatttattattttgaaaaaaataattatcaatttaattatcgGTCGATTTCTAATCTTTTATTGATTTGGAAGAATATCTTACATTTGCAATATGTCGCGGGATAATCTATTAAAGAATATATTAAAACTTTTTGAGGAGCATAAAAAGAAGTATGTTAAAAAATAGCATGCAAAAATATAATACCAAGTCATCAAATGGCCCAACATAAATCCAATGACAAACTCCATTATTAACATTACCCAACCCTTTCCCCGTCAAATCCTGCCATTGGGCACTACTTTATGTTGATAAGGCTCCCAAGAAGGATTTATAAATTTTACAACCATTCGCATAACATCTACCGATTAGAAATTAGTGTCATAAGGGCAAGAAAAACTCGACTGAGAGAGGAACCCACCATGAAACATAAATGGCCAATTGGTGGGTATAGAAATATACCTTTTTGGTCATAGTTTATCCTTACACAACCAAGGAGCAACTCTCTGATGTTATCCATGGACTTGAAAAAAATGTTAAAGAATTAATAAAAAACAATAAGATAAGAATTAAGACTAATGtgggtaaaaaaaataaataagataaaataaaagTAAACAAAAATAACAAAGAGAATAAGGGTTTAGAAATACTTAAGAAGAAAACTGTGGCGTGGAAGAACCACTATACTTAAAGTCGATTCTGCGCCCACAAAGTAGATTACTCAATGCAAGTTGGTTTATGCACGTCCGACCTTCAGGATTACTCAGTTTATTTCTATCAAGTGTGCACACACAATGATAGAAAGATCAAGCCTTGAATTTTGATTACCCAATAAAAGAAATGAATTTTTCTTTTAAACTATAGTTTAGAAGAGGAAAGGAGGCTTGTGACTTGCAAGATTGTATACATAAAACTTTGGCAAAGGATGGCTTATATAAAACTTCTGCCacgatcattgattagatccagGATGACACAAAGTACATGTGAGTTCATCCGCTCCTTCGTGATATTTGGGAGTCTTTCTATCAATACTCCGTGATGATTGTTCATCATGTCTATCGAAAAGCGAACAGTGCTGTAGATTGGGTGATTTCTTTATTGCTGATCACACTGAAGATTGATCCTAGTATTAGAAAGATGAATGCCTTCGGACATTTTGTGGTATATTGTATGCTGACTCCTCCGATTACTCTCATATTAGAATGGTATGATCGCTTTATATAGAGGAAAGACAGTCACCATTTAcactataaattttttggatataaataaattaaaaatcagtTCTTATTTTACTAAAATACAAAACATTTCAAAGCTATAAAGCCATCACTTTAATATCTTTTATTTTGTGTGCTGTCCCCACATGAAGCCACTATCTTTTACCAGACTCATTCTAAAAtgttttagttttttttaaaatttttttcaatgaataACCATAACACCTCCCACTAAAAAGTCACTACCGTatgctttcaagagaaaaaatataatattttaaatagcctTTGAATGCCATAAAAATTAAACATCAATGCTAGAAAGCCGgtattgaaaatcaagatttaaaGTCGGGCAAATTTTCATAGTTAATGTTATtttcaaaatcaaatattttatacattaaaaaaaataatattttgattataaTATCAAAACATATCagtatctaatttttaaatttaaattaaatattaaattactaACAAGCCCCCatataattcaaattttaattttttttaaaatatcccccatgataataaattttttttgggtaATCAATGAATGAAACATATTAAGTGACAATACCTTGTGGTTTGAATTACACTTAGTATACATGCATTATGATTTATAGAAATATggtgaaaattaattttcttgaatCATACTTCTTATAAATCAAGTAATGCATTTCATATATctcattcaaaattcaatttggcttGTGTGGTGTGGCACTAATAGGCTCCATGCCTTATCTGGATTTTCATGAGTGCTCTAGAAAACTTTAGCTTTTAAGTTTTTATAGGAAGCGGCCTCACTTCTACACTCATATAGATGAATTCGTCAAGTATGTAACTATAATTAAACACACCACCAATAAAATGGCTATGAATTCATTAAGATATTGTCTCATCCTCACAATAATTATAGTTGCACTATTTACATTATAGGAAGGGGCAAAATAATAGTGCTGTACAAATTATTCAGTGCCTTGTTATTACCTATTGAACCTAATTCATGGGATCTCCAATCATATAAGTTGGGttgctgtcactaataattttatgtAATAGGCTTGAGCCCCATTTCCATCAATGTTTCTTCCACTAGCTTTCTCACTAGCCCTTTAATTAGAGGATCTACTAGATTCCTTTCTGACTTCACATAATTTAGAGTTATAACTTCTTGAAAGATTAGCTACATCACCATTAATTTGTATCTCGGATGAATATGTCTACTTTTGCCATTATAGGATTTATTAGATGCTCGAGCAATTGCAGCTTGACGATCATAATGAATAGAAATTGGTGGCACTGGTTTCACCTACAAAGGTATGTTAGCTAACAAATTTCTAAGCCATTTAGCTTCCACACCGGCTTTTTCCAATGCAATAAATTCGACCTCCATAGTGGATCTTGCAATGAGAGTTTGTTTCTGAGATTTTCATGAAATTACTACACCATCAAGAATAAAATATATCCACTAGTGGATTTTACATCATTTATATCTGAAACCTAATTAGCATCAATAAAACCCTCAACAACAACAGGATAACCATTAAAGTGCAAACCAAAATTCATTATTCCTTTGAGATATTTCAAAATTCTTCTAAAAGCAATCCAATGATCATATCCAGAATTATGAGAATATCGACTTAATCTACAAATATCATAAACAATATCAGGTCTagcattatttattaaatatattaaagaaCTAATAGTTTTAGAATGTTCAACTTGAGAAACAGGATCATCAAGATTTTTCTTTAAATGTAAACTACTATCATGTAGGGTCTTTACCAGTGAATAACCAAAATAATCAAACTTTCTCAAAATTTTCTCCACATAGTGAGATTGAGAAGCAAGACCATTTTCTACATAAGATATTTTCATGCCAAGTAACACATCAGATTGTCCTAAGTCTTTCATTTCAAAATTTCATGATAAGAATAACTTCATGGAATTCATAATTTCTGGATTTGTACCAAAAATAagcatatcatcaatatataaacAAACAATAACTCCACATTCACCATCAAATTTTGAGTAAACACATTTATCTGATTCATTGATTTTATAACCATTCTTTTTAAGTATACCATCAAACTTTTCATGTCATTGTaaaggagcttgttttaaaccatataatgatCTAATTAATTTGAACACCTTATGTTCAAATCCAAATTGCTTATAGCCTTCAGATTGTTCCATATATATTTCTTCATCTAAATCaccattcaaaaaaatagttttaacatccatttggtgAATAACTAACTTATGAATAGGAGCCAAAGCAATTAATACTCTAATAGTACTTATTTTAGTCACAGGAgagtatgtatcaaaaaaatttttacccTCTTTTTGTTTGAAACCTTTAGCAACCCACTTTGCCTTAAATTTATCAATGCTACcatcaaattttaatttcttcttAAATACTCATTTACAACCACTAGTTTTACATTTAGATGGTAAATCAGCTAGTACCCATGTGCCATTAGCTTCTAAGAATTCTGTTTCATCTTTTATTGCTTCCTTCCAAAAAACTAAGTCAATAGAAGTTATGGCTTGTTGATAATTAATTAGATCATCTTCTATTAGAAAGGATGTAACAAAATTAGGaccaaaagaattttttttctatcccTTTTACTCTTTGTAAGCTCATGACAAGCATCTAACACTTCATTATTTTGATTTCTAGCAATAGAACTAGATTGAGCACTAGTTTCAATTTCTATCTTtacaggaaaaatattttcaaaaaattcaacATCTTTAGCCTTAATTATAGAGTtagtatcaaaaatattattttcacttTTAATTACTAAGAACCTATAAGCAGTGCTATTTTGAGCATAACCAAtaaatacataattatttatttttggtgtaatttttttttaaacatcagAAATTTCTACCTTAGCCAAACACCCCCACACTTTTAAATAACTCAAATTTGGCTTATAACCATTCTATAATTCATAAGATGTTTTATAACTTTTCTTTAGTGGAATTCTATTTAACAAATGATAAGCAAACAAAATTGCTTCCCCCCACATATCAGAAGGTAACCCCAAACTAATAAGCATAGCATTTAGCATTTCTTTTTGTgccctattttttctttcagctatTCCATTTTATTTAGGTGTATATGGTGCAGTTGCTTCATATATTATGCCATTTTGTTcacaaaaatcattaaaaaattttgagtcaTATTCTCCTCCTATATCGGTCCTTAAtctcttaattcttttaattttttgattctctactttagttttaaatttaataaaagcaTCTAAAGctttatcttttattcttaacaagtaaagaactgtatatctagaaaaatcatccacaaaagtTATATAATATTTCTTACCTCTTCAACTCATTTGATTTCTAAAATCACCAAGATCACTACAGATTAAATCTAGAAGTTGTGATTCTCTAGAAGTGACAGCTTTAAAAGGTTTCTTAGTAAATTTAGCCTCAACACAAATCATGCATTTTTCAAAATTTGTATTAGATACATTTGAAATTAACCTTAATTTACTCATTCTTTTAATTGATGCAATATTTATATAGCCTAATCTACCATGCCAAAAATTTAAGGAATCAACAAGGTAAGTAGAAGTACTAGCAACTTTATTAATAGAATCAACAAGTATATTCAATACAAATAAGCCCCCATGACAATATCCTTTTCCCACAAGATTTCCATTATGGATCAAAATCAGCTTATCAGACTCAACCACTAGTTTCACACCAATCTTATTCAACAAAAAAtcagaaattaaatttcttcgaATATCCACGACATGATGCACATCATTAAGTTGAAGAACCTTACGAGAAGTGAGCTTCAGATTGACTTTGCTCTTACCAAGCATAGGTGAGGATTGTGTATTTTTCACGTATACATGGTCACCATCAACTTTCTTATAAGTGGCAACAAGTTTGTGATCACTGTATATGTGCCTAGTAGTACCAGTGTCCATCATCCAGTCATGAGGATTATCTACAAGATTGACCTCAACCACCACAgcagcaataattttattttcaaacaaTATTTGCAAGGGGCTTAGTAGTATTGTTATCCCCTCTCTTTCGAAATTTACGTTGTGGTGCAAAATGTCCCCTCTTACTGCAAACAAAGCAGTTACCTTTTTTCTTCTGAATTTGAGGATTGTTGTTGTTTCGCTAAAATTTATTGTTTCCATCTTTGTTGTTGAAGTTGTTgtgattcttctttttctctctccttggTTCAAACTTGAGTTTGGTTTCCACCAAGTTTGCCTTCATTGAGGCGCCATTACTTATGGGTGCAAAAATTTTGTTGGCTTCCTCTATCCGAAGGTAGACGATCCATTGTTCCAAATTCATGTCTTGCTTCTTGTCAGCTAAAGCTGCCGTTTGGAAAGCATCATTCACCTGTATTCCTTCAGACAACATATCATGtaatagtttttaaaattcacGAATCTACAAGTCGACATTTTTGTCATCATTAGATTCGGGTTTAGGATGTGGGGTTTCAAGAACACAGAAAACAGCTAGTGTTTTGAGAGCAAATTGAATTTTGGCTTTCCATCGCTTGAAATTTGTTCCATCAAAAGACTCCACATGAGTTAAATCAGAAACAAGTTTTTCAGGAGAAGGATTTGGAAAATAAAAAGTGGATATTTTTGGCTTTAAGATTGTTAAAGAATTAACGAAAAACAATAAGATAAGGATTAAGACTAATGCGGGTAAAAGaaataaataagataaaataaaagTAAGCAAAAATAACATTGAGAATAAGGGTTTAAAAATACTTATGAAGAAAACTAAGACATGGAAGAACCACTATCCTTAAAGCCGATTCCGCGCCCACGGAGTAGATTACTCGGTGTAAGTTGGTTTATGTGCGTCTGACCTTCAAGATTACTCAGCTTATTCCTATCAAATGTGCATAGACAATGATAGGAAGACCAAGCCTTGAATTTTGATTACCCAATTAAAGAAATGAGATTTTCTTTTAAACTATAGTTTAGAGGAGGAAAGGAGGCTTGTGACTTGCAAGATTGCATATATAAAACTTTGACAAAGGACGGCTTATATAGAGGGAAGAAAGTAGCCATTTGcaccataaatttttttaatataaatgaaTTAAAAACCGATTCTCATTTTGCTAAAATACAAAATATTTCAAAGTTATAAAGCCATCTCTTTAATACCTTTTGTTTTGTGTGCCATCCCCACGTGAAACCACTATCTTTTACCAAATGCATtctaaattattttagtttttttttaaatcttttccaATAGATAGCCGTAACATCTCTCACTAAAGATCCAATACCATATGCTTTCAAGAGAGCaaacataatattttaaatagcctTTGAG encodes:
- the LOC105060640 gene encoding uncharacterized protein, producing MGVDYYNVLKVNRNATNEDLKKSYRRMAMQWHPDKNPNNKAEAEAKFKQLSEAYEVLSDPQKRAIYDQYGEEGLKGMPPPGSNSGVPFANGSSGPSNFRFNPRSPEDVFAELFGSGPFEFESMGRAKSMRFHTNGSGTFGGLGGTENTFKSNAEAVSASRGQPRKAPPVETKLECSLEELYTGSTRRMKISRNVMRPNGRLVPETEILSIDVRPGWKKGTRITFPDKGNEQANLLPADLVFVIEEKPHEVYKREGNDLVVHWKISLVDALAGAIIKLTTLDGRDLAINVTDIVTPGYELVVAKEGMPIAKEPGKKGNLRIKFDVKFPSRLTTEQRAAIRCILGG